From one Solanum stenotomum isolate F172 chromosome 12, ASM1918654v1, whole genome shotgun sequence genomic stretch:
- the LOC125847362 gene encoding subtilisin-like protease — protein MAMMVFLITLFFVVSSHLSIILATDHLSQQSNSEIYIVSVDNLHASHQYSLLSDVSSRVIYSYRNVFNGFAARLSPDEVKGLETKDGFISIRPQRVLRVQTTHSPSFLGLHQNLGFWNTSNYGEGVIIGLLDTGIYPEHPSFDDEGMPPPPAKWKGKCEFNFTACNNKLIGARDFLSVEDGTPLDENGHGTHTSSTAAGNFVDGANVFGSANGTAAGIAPRAHLAMYKVCNPSGLCSESDMLAAMDAAIEDGVDVISISIGGISTPFWDDNIALGAFSSMAKGIFVSCSAGNEGPYNATLSNEAPWILTVGASTIDRQIKATVALGNGIEYDGESTSQPNDFPPTLLPIVYPALNSSYFGAFVCSPESLTNVEGKLVLCGAGGATAIAKGQPVKDAGAAGMILMNRDIEGYTIPAHDYVLPATRISYADAQDLIAYINSTSTPMASILFKGTVIGNKHAPSVAFFSSRGPSRTSPGILKPDIIGPGFNILAAWPTSVENNTHTNLTFNMISGTSMACPHLAGVAALLKSAHPDWSPAAIKSAIMTTAGLVNLVNNPIEDERHLPANIFAIGAGHVNPLSANDPGLIYDIQPHDYVPYLCGLNYTDQQVSAILQKKVNCTISIPEAELNYPSFSIKLGSETQEYTRAVTNVGEANSTYTVEISPPEGVEITVSPSSLHFSEVKERITYQVTFKRSASGTVSNANFVQGYLKWSSDKHSVRSPIAVILD, from the coding sequence ATGGCGATGATGGTTTTCCTGATTACGCTCTTTTTCGTTGTAAGTTCTCATTTATCGATCATATTAGCTACTGATCATCTTTCTCAGCAGAGCAATTCAGAAATCTATATTGTTAGCGTTGATAATTTACATGCCTCACACCAGTATTCATTATTGTCTGATGTGTCCTCGCGTGTAATATATTCCTATCGGAATGTTTTCAATGGTTTTGCGGCTAGATTATCACCAGATGAAGTGAAGGGACTGGAAACGAAAGATGGCTTTATTTCCATAAGACCTCAAAGGGTATTGCGAGTACAAACAACTCACAGTCCTAGCTTCTTAGGATTGCACCAAAATTTAGGCTTCTGGAATACGTCTAACTATGGTGAAGGTGTGATTATTGGTCTGTTGGATACTGGAATTTATCCGGAACATCCTTCGTTTGACGATGAAGGAATGCCTCCTCCTCCTGCTAAGTGGAAGGGGAAGTGCGAGTTTAACTTCACAGCATGTAACAACAAGCTCATTGGAGCAAGAGACTTTTTGAGTGTTGAAGATGGGACGCCATTAGATGAAAATGGGCATGGTACACATACTTCAAGTACGGCTGCTGGAAATTTCGTTGATGGAGCGAATGTGTTTGGCAGTGCTAATGGCACAGCGGCTGGCATTGCACCTCGTGCTCACTTGGCTATGTACAAAGTTTGCAATCCAAGTGGCCTGTGTTCCGAAAGTGACATGTTAGCCGCGATGGATGCTGCAATTGAAGATGGTGTTGATGTAATATCCATTTCTATTGGTGGAATTTCTACTCCTTTTTGGGATGACAATATTGCACTTGGTGCATTTAGTTCTATGGCAAAGGGAATTTTCGTAAGTTGCTCAGCTGGAAATGAGGGTCCATATAATGCTACCTTATCTAATGAAGCCCCTTGGATTCTCACTGTTGGTGCTAGCACGATCGATAGACAAATAAAGGCAACTGTGGCACTTGGAAACGGCATAGAATATGATGGTGAATCAACTTCTCAACCAAATGATTTCCCTCCAACATTACTACCAATCGTCTACCCAGCATTGAACAGCAGTTATTTTGGTGCATTTGTTTGTAGCCCAGAATCACTTACAAATGTTGAAGGAAAATTAGTGTTGTGTGGAGCGGGTGGCGCAACAGCAATTGCAAAAGGACAGCCTGTGAAAGATGCCGGTGCTGCTGGCATGATTCTAATGAACAGAGATATTGAAGGTTACACTATACCTGCACACGATTATGTTCTTCCAGCAACACGCATCAGCTATGCAGATGCACAAGATCTCATAGCATATATAAACTCTACATCAACCCCTATGGCCAGTATTTTATTTAAGGGCACTGTAATTGGAAATAAACATGCTCCTTCAGTTGCTTTCTTTTCGTCCAGAGGCCCAAGCAGAACAAGTCCGGGTATATTAAAACCAGATATTATTGGCCCGGGATTCAATATCCTTGCAGCTTGGCCGACCTCCGTAGAAAACAATACTCATACAAACTTGACATTTAACATGATTTCTGGCACATCCATGGCTTGTCCTCACCTTGCTGGAGTTGCAGCTTTGCTTAAAAGTGCTCATCCAGATTGGTCTCCTGCTGCTATTAAGTCCGCGATTATGACCACTGCTGGTCTCGTTAATCTTGTCAATAATCCAATCGAGGATGAAAGACATTTACCAGCTAACATATTTGCAATTGGAGCAGGACATGTGAATCCGTTGAGTGCAAATGATCCTGGTCTAATCTATGACATCCAGCCTCATGATTACGTGCCTTATTTATGCGGCTTAAACTACACAGATCAACAAGTTAGCGCAATCTTACAAAAGAAGGTGAATTGCACAATTAGTATACCCGAGGCAGAGCTAAACTATCCTTCATTTTCGATCAAACTTGGATCAGAGACTCAGGAATATACAAGGGCTGTGACTAATGTCGGTGAGGCTAATTCGACTTACACTGTGGAGATTTCACCACCAGAAGGTGTTGAGATAACTGTGAGTCCTAGCAGTTTGCACTTCTCTGAAGTAAAGGAGAGGATAACCTATCAGGTAACGTTTAAACGTTCGGCGTCTGGCACCGTCAGCAACGCGAACTTTGTGCAAGGATATTTGAAATGGTCATCAGATAAGCACTCTGTTCGAAGTCCCATTGCAGTTATATTGGATTAG
- the LOC125848114 gene encoding DNA-directed RNA polymerase V subunit 7-like: MYVKSQLSWNVIIPAENLDVEGLMLQKAIVIRLMDDFASKKASKNLGYFMALTSLERIGEGKVRDHTGDVLFPVEFSCLTFKLFRGEILEGVVDKILKHGVFLRCGPTNKVYLSHQKMADYKYVPGENPIFMNEKMSRIEKHTVVRFIVFGARYVEAEKEFQAVVSLEGDYLGPISQAVS, from the coding sequence ATGTATGTGAAATCTCAGTTGTCATGGAATGTGATAATCCCTGCTGAGAACCTTGATGTTGAAGGCTTAATGCTTCAGAAGGCAATTGTTATTCGCCTCATGGATGACTTTGCTTCCAAGAAGGCTTCAAAAAATCTTGGTTACTTTATGGCTCTCACTTCATTGGAGAGGATTGGAGAAGGGAAAGTTCGAGACCACACTGGTGATGTGCTTTTCCCTGTGGAATTCAGCTGCCTTACCTTCAAGCTATTCCGTGGAGAGATCTTGGAAGGGGTTGTTGACAAGATCTTGAAGCACGGGGTCTTCTTGAGATGTGGCCCCACCAACAAGGTATACCTCTCTCATCAGAAGATGGCGGATTACAAGTATGTGCCTGGAGAAAATCCTATCTTTATGAATGAGAAGATGTCAAGAATTGAGAAACACACTGTGGTGCGTTTCATCGTGTTTGGAGCAAGGTATGTGGAGGCGGAGAAGGAATTCCAAGCAGTTGTGAGCTTGGAGGGTGATTACCTCGGACCCATCTCACAAGCTGTTTCTTAG